A portion of the Phaeodactylum tricornutum CCAP 1055/1 chromosome 7, whole genome shotgun sequence genome contains these proteins:
- a CDS encoding predicted protein, which translates to MLWRKHGRSSLRLAFNTQQKQARCSSFSIFSASTFDGRYLPSLHLHSPNTRRTVQFIRPASAFAWNSNVEKQSVVKESQVQFDFFGEPVTFSGLTQSNTATSIKAMAAVDSFQLAVVTKGLTCYGGGEEAGLETQSIHAVAMSWTEALRFTTVWNQANTKQSAPMLAVISVAPVLAQAGTAYVKHLDTLLKNTKPVAPGFPIVQMYDTAQRAASAMNAIHLNDRERLHLRALAYLLKDEHATALAVLLRLLRTCPGDVLALSLAMDIAHTIGDKKAASRASGSVAAYWHERRGGLIRPSLPGHSIAESLIALGFAVNGRHEEAELMATQAMKRGRKVCGGLATWVQAYVFDAGGRTAEGISALANGDGIANYEGCGLLFFESHLGGYGARFALDREERGRGKSQALRLYEANFERVLHYSGFGEGRPWKTPQQKAPLGWIKQTPIGSGDDSASKDKGSFLQNLFSATNKNANEEEYEIILKGENSPSRKVEGWEPTCEDVLTWIPPTPKLLSDATLLLWRFTLNGTMSAKNGRWENMRNAWIALIDIERKHRDSPPLQFCPIASLASSMLVDPADTGAEYVGNGRLARGLYKMGTLLKLGRTTDGPVESTAIREPIAERDPEFWLPVNSELQKEWKDVVDSLTSALDGYIYPSDEEDSLANVMDTNNRLEAWDFEARPILEHAIVYASCKAGDIESLSVARSICSQGVTLRASSPEE; encoded by the exons ATGCTATGGCGCAAGCATGGACGGTCTTCGCTGAGGCTTGCCTTTAATACGCAGCAGAAACAAGCAAGATGTAGTTCTTTTTCCATCTTTTCCGCGTCGACATTCGACGGTCGCTACCTTCCTTCCCTTCACTTACACTCCCCCAACACTCGACGCACGGTACAATTCATCCGACCAGCATCGGCATTTGCATGGAACTCGAATGTGGAAAAGCAATCGGTTGTAAAAGAGTCGCAAGTCCAGTTCGATTTTTTCGGGGAGCCCGTCACATTTTCTGGCTTGACTCAATCCAACACAGCCACCTCAATCAAGGCAATGGCCGCCGTTGACTCTTTCCAACTTGCAGTCGTTACCAAAGGACTCACATGTTATGGAGGAGGTGAGGAGGCTGGTCTAGAAACGCAATCCATACACGCCGTTGCCATGTCCTGGACCGAAGCCCTGCGGTTTACCACTGTTTGGAATCAAGCCAACACCAAGCAATCCGCTCCGATGCTCGCCGTCATCTCAGTCGCTCCAGTGTTGGCACAAGCGGGCACCGCTTATGTGAAGCATTTAGACACACTGCTAAAGAACACCAAGCCCGTAGCGCCAGGCTTCCCTATCGTGCAAATGTATGACACGGCACAGAGAGCAGCGTCCGCCATGAACGCTATTCATTTGAATGACAGGGAAcgtcttcatcttcgagCGCTTGCATATCTTTTGAAAGACGAGCATGCAACTGCATTAGCGGTTTTGCTACGCTTGCTGAGAACTTGCCCAGGCGATGTTCTTGCATTAAGCCTTGCGATGGATATAGCGCATACGATTGGAGATAAAAAAGCTGCATCTAG AGCTTCTGGATCGGTTGCAGCATATTGGCATGAACGTCGTGGGGGCTTGATCCGGCCGTCACTGCCAGGTCACTCCATCGCAGAATCGCTCATAGCGTTAGGGTTTGCAGTCAATGGCCGACACGAAGAAGCTGAGCTCATGGCCACGCAAGCCATGAAGCGAGGTCGAAAAGTGTGCGGCGGGCTGGCTACTTGGGTGCAAGCGTACGTGTTTGATGCTGGCGGTCGCACCGCGGAAGGAATTTCGGCGTTGGCGAATGGCGACGGTATCGCCAATTATGAAGGATGTGGCTTGTTATTTTTCGAATCTCATCTGGGAGGATATGGTGCGCGGTTCGCACTAGACAGAGAAGAGCGTGGACGAGGCAAGAGCCAAGCACTTCGTCTCTACGAGGCAAACTTCGAGCGTGTATTGCACTACAGTGGATTTGGAGAGGGTAGACCTTGGAAAACACCACAGCAGAAGGCCCCGCTAGGATGGATTAAGCAGACTCCTATAGGAAGCGGCGATGACTCTGCTTCAAAAGACAAAGGGTCATTTCTACAAAATCTCTTTAGTGCAACGAACAAAAATGcaaacgaagaagaatatgAGATTATTTTGAAGGGTGAAAATTCCCCGTCGAGGAAGGTGGAGGGTTGGGAGCCGACGTGCGAGGATGTCCTGACTTGGATTCCCCCGACCCCCAAGCTTCTTTCTGATGCAACATTGCTTCTGTGGCGTTTCACACTTAACGGAACAATGTCAGCCAAAAACGGCCGATGGGAGAATATGCGCAATGCGTGGATAGCGCTTATTGACATTGAGCGAAAACATCGGGACTCACCGCCTCTCCAGTTCTGTCCCATCGCAAGTCTCGCATCCTCCATGCTTGTGGATCCTGCCGACACGGGCGCTGAATATGTAGGAAATGGTAGACTTGCTCGCGGGCTGTACAAAATGGGAACGCTTTTAAAGCTTGGAAGAACAACAGATGGACCAGTCGAAAGCACCGCTATCCGTGAGCCGATAGCTGAGCGAGATCCCGAATTTTGGCTGCCTGTGAATAGTGAATTGCAAAAGGAGTGGAAAGACGTAGTTGATAGTCTGACATCAGCTCTCGATGGCTATATTTACCCCTCTGACGAAGAAGATAGTCTTGCAAACGTGATGGATACTAACAATCGCTTAGAGGCGTGGGACTTCGAAGCACGCCCAATTCTGGAGCATGCAATCGTCTATGCTTCCTGCAAGGCAGGTGACATCGAAAGCCTTTCTGTTGCTCGATCAATTTGTAGCCAAGGTGTCACATTGCGGGCGAGCTCCCCCGAAGAA
- a CDS encoding predicted protein, whose amino-acid sequence MLFLHTLAVVYLLSLAAPVRSLVSPRPIGSFRSISTTTGTATTTQLYSSIAIRIEDESAHKYMMARAKECAFSEATTASEAQRYLHEILHIQSGCVSGVLASHDLCDNIMETAEIVAHLREKVRDNAGMSVSAVASSLVPLSLVILAASVYAFALHAGTNTQPFTLQEWAWAARDGYLPTMIAHFITDGGLASADLHPHDVVPLTPQEWMWALQGGYLNSMLAEVYHYGGLAVDSADTIDAGSPFVAEEWAMAVKGGYLPTMLSHMYTNGGL is encoded by the exons ATGTTGTTTCTTCACACGCTAGCCGTCGTGTATCTGCTGTCACTCGCCGCTCCGGTCCGGAGCTTGGTGTCACCGCGACCGATTGGTTCATTCCGTTCAATAAGTACCACTACTGGtactgcaacaacaacacagcTTTACAGTTCAATTGCGATCCGAATCGAAGACGAATCAGCACACAAGTACATGATGGCGCGTGCTAAGGAGTGTGCCTTTTCCGAAGCCACGACAGCCTCCGAAGCCCAACGATATTTGCACGAGATCCTCCACATTCAGAGTGGATGCGTCAGTGGCGTGCTCGCCTCGCATGATCTCTGCGACAACATCATGGAGACGGCTGAAATTGTCGCACATCTGCGTGAAAAGGTCCGAGACAATGCCGGCATGAG TGTTTCTGCGGTAGCTAGCTCCTTGGTCCCTCTGTCTCTAGTCATTCTGGCTGCCAGCGTCTACGCTTTTGCGTTGCATGCTGGAACAAATACGCAACCCTTCACGTTGCAGGAGTGGGCCTGGGCTGCCCGTGACGGATACCTTCCGACCATGATTGCACACTTTATCACGGACGGGGGTTTGGCATCGGCAGATTTACATCCGCACGACGTCGTACCCTTGACGCCACAGGAATGGATGTGGGCTCTCCAGGGTGGCTATTTGAATTCCATGCTTGCCGAAGTCTACCACTATGGTGGTCTCGCTGTCGACTCGGCGGACACGATTGACGCCGGAAGCCCATTCGTTGCGGAAGAGTGGGCCATGGCCGTCAAGGGCGGTTATCTTCCGACCATGCTGTCGCATATGTATACGAATGGAGGGCTATAA